One Candidatus Methylomirabilota bacterium DNA window includes the following coding sequences:
- a CDS encoding class I SAM-dependent methyltransferase: MSGFDQQKAEAFAGRLLTALNDAGLCLMASIGHRTGLFDAMRDQAPQTSHEIAARAGLQERYVREWLGAMVTSGVVTVDPQSLRYQLPPEHAAYLTRQAAADNLAVFAQYIALLGSVEDDIVECFRHGGGVPYERFPRFHAVMAEDSGQSVLSSLESHILPLVPGLAERLRRGARVLDVGCGSGRILNRLAELFPGSRFVGMDFSPEAIGVAREEATRRGLTNVEFVVADLSDFDRTASPQAFDFVTTFDAVHDQARPLNVLKGIHRALKPDGVYLMQDIKGSSHAHNNIGHPLGTLLYTVSCMHCMTVSLAQGGEGLGAMWGEEKTREYLQRAGFRTVEKHELAHDIQNNWYVVGK; this comes from the coding sequence ATGTCGGGCTTCGATCAGCAGAAAGCGGAGGCATTCGCCGGCCGCCTTCTGACCGCGCTCAACGACGCCGGTCTCTGTCTCATGGCGTCGATCGGCCACCGCACCGGCCTGTTCGACGCGATGCGGGATCAGGCGCCCCAGACCTCCCACGAGATCGCCGCGCGGGCCGGGCTCCAAGAGCGCTACGTGCGGGAATGGCTGGGGGCGATGGTGACCTCGGGCGTCGTCACCGTGGATCCCCAGAGCCTGCGCTACCAGTTGCCACCGGAGCACGCGGCCTACCTCACGCGACAGGCGGCGGCGGACAACCTGGCCGTCTTCGCCCAGTACATCGCGTTGCTCGGCTCCGTGGAAGACGACATCGTCGAGTGCTTCCGGCACGGCGGCGGCGTGCCGTATGAGCGATTCCCCCGGTTCCATGCGGTGATGGCCGAGGACAGCGGGCAATCCGTACTCTCCTCGCTCGAATCGCACATTCTTCCGCTCGTCCCGGGCCTGGCCGAGCGCCTTCGTCGCGGCGCGCGGGTCCTCGATGTCGGGTGCGGCAGCGGTCGGATCCTGAACCGGCTGGCCGAGCTGTTCCCCGGCAGCCGTTTCGTCGGCATGGATTTCTCCCCCGAGGCGATCGGTGTCGCGCGCGAGGAGGCCACCCGGCGAGGCCTGACCAACGTCGAGTTCGTCGTAGCCGATCTCAGCGACTTCGACCGGACGGCGTCGCCCCAGGCGTTCGATTTCGTCACCACCTTCGACGCCGTGCACGACCAGGCCAGACCGCTCAACGTCTTGAAGGGCATCCACCGGGCGCTGAAGCCCGACGGCGTCTACCTGATGCAGGACATCAAGGGCTCGAGCCACGCCCACAACAACATCGGGCATCCGCTGGGGACCCTGCTCTACACCGTGTCGTGCATGCACTGCATGACCGTGTCGCTGGCGCAAGGGGGCGAGGGGCTGGGCGCGATGTGGGGGGAGGAGAAGACGCGCGAGTATCTGCAGCGCGCGGGCTTCCGCACGGTGGAGAAACACGAGCTGGCCCACGACATCCAGAACAACTGGTACGTCGTCGGGAAGTGA